In a genomic window of Rubrivirga sp. SAORIC476:
- a CDS encoding dihydrofolate reductase family protein, translating to MRTPESAPLPDAVVFIAASVDGYIARLDGSLDWLPEADPQEDYGYATFMATVDALVMGRKTYEVVRGFGGDWPYAGTPVVVLSHGQPILPEGAEVEVLALSPADVLAVLGARGARRVYVDGGQTLQAFLRAGLVRELTVTRIPVLLGDGIPLFGSLPADVALTHVETQSFSSGLVQSRYRIDG from the coding sequence ATGAGAACACCCGAGTCCGCGCCCCTCCCCGATGCAGTCGTCTTCATCGCCGCCAGCGTCGACGGCTACATCGCCCGCCTCGACGGCTCCCTCGACTGGCTCCCCGAGGCAGACCCGCAAGAGGATTACGGGTACGCCACGTTCATGGCGACCGTAGACGCCCTCGTGATGGGCCGCAAGACCTACGAGGTCGTCCGCGGGTTCGGGGGCGACTGGCCGTATGCCGGGACGCCGGTGGTCGTGCTGAGCCATGGCCAGCCGATCCTCCCCGAGGGCGCCGAGGTCGAGGTACTGGCGCTCTCCCCTGCCGACGTGCTGGCCGTTCTCGGCGCCCGCGGCGCCCGCCGCGTCTATGTGGACGGCGGGCAGACCCTCCAGGCGTTTCTTCGCGCCGGGCTCGTCCGCGAGCTCACTGTGACCCGGATTCCGGTCCTGCTCGGCGATGGCATTCCGCTCTTCGGCTCCCTCCCGGCCGATGTGGCGCTGACGCACGTCGAGACACAGTCCTTCTCGTCGGGACTCGTCCAGAGTCGCTACCGGATCGATGGCTGA
- a CDS encoding carbohydrate binding family 9 domain-containing protein — MFRLLLALALAAPLAAQPSAPTDPASVPPPTDREVAAVFTDEPPRVDGHLDELLWDRIEPVRTFTQVWPDTGEPSTEATEVRIAYDRDNLYFAFTNLDANPELIRAKNLERGGRNDRDDHVYIGLDTYRDGRNAYLFEMNALGTQDDATVTDEGLTIDSFSWDAVYRSETVIDDRGWTMEVAIPFRQLRFPEGDDLSFGLMLSRMINRKNERVMWPEIGLDRGSSFAALATVSQYGVLTGLRGIARGRNIEIKPYGITGGQQSRPDLATTTPTPDVSADAGVDIKYGITSNLTLDLTVNTDFAQVEADNVQVNLSRFSLFFPEKREFFLERSGLFEHGAPRQAQTFFSRRIGLNEDILAGVRVTGQLGPVSVGALNIETGPGMGDLFGGQSTNNTVVRARADVLPRATVGGIVTNLEAPGRSNQAAGVDGQVRFGANSLVEGWVTQVWDSDDALSSAAGQFTTQLGTDKAAVAASYTSIGSTYAPALGFVRRQDQRAVTVNSVYRPLVTWSALPILRRVVAEAAGSTISGQDGDLQSNSLAAALTADLYRRDRVSLGIERQFERLEDPFTLRDGETVVPGDYTFVQASLSGETDSSRPIFASASASTGGFFSGDRTDLGVNVGWRQSQHLVLEGGLDHTIIDLGNGNFTTTIGSLSALTAFSRELFGRTLVQYDNVSRQLRVNVRLNWIHTPGSDLFVVFNTAYGFIDEGEDPFDPRRTVVLRDRVAVVKMTYLVLI, encoded by the coding sequence ATGTTCAGGCTCCTGCTGGCGCTCGCCCTCGCCGCCCCGCTCGCCGCCCAGCCGAGCGCTCCGACGGACCCCGCCTCGGTCCCCCCGCCGACCGACCGAGAGGTCGCGGCCGTCTTCACCGACGAGCCTCCCCGCGTCGACGGCCACCTCGACGAACTGCTCTGGGACCGCATCGAGCCCGTCCGCACGTTCACGCAGGTCTGGCCCGACACCGGCGAGCCGTCCACTGAGGCCACCGAAGTCCGGATCGCCTACGACCGCGACAACCTCTACTTCGCGTTCACCAACCTCGACGCCAACCCGGAGCTGATCCGCGCGAAGAACCTGGAGCGCGGCGGGCGCAACGACCGCGACGACCACGTCTACATCGGCCTCGACACGTACCGCGACGGCCGCAACGCGTACCTCTTCGAGATGAACGCGCTCGGCACCCAGGACGACGCGACGGTCACGGACGAGGGCCTAACCATCGACAGCTTCTCGTGGGACGCGGTCTACCGCTCGGAGACCGTCATCGACGACCGGGGCTGGACGATGGAAGTCGCCATCCCCTTCCGTCAGCTCCGCTTCCCCGAGGGGGACGACCTGTCGTTCGGGCTCATGCTCTCACGCATGATCAACCGCAAGAACGAGCGCGTGATGTGGCCGGAGATCGGCCTGGACCGCGGCAGCAGCTTCGCCGCCCTCGCCACGGTCTCCCAGTACGGCGTGCTGACCGGCCTCCGCGGCATCGCCCGCGGGCGCAACATCGAGATCAAGCCGTACGGCATCACTGGCGGCCAGCAGTCGCGCCCGGACCTGGCCACCACCACCCCGACGCCCGACGTCTCGGCCGACGCGGGGGTCGACATCAAGTACGGCATCACCTCCAACCTGACCCTGGACCTGACCGTCAACACCGACTTTGCGCAGGTCGAGGCGGACAACGTGCAGGTCAACCTGAGCCGCTTCAGCCTCTTCTTCCCCGAGAAGCGGGAGTTCTTCCTCGAACGGTCGGGGCTCTTCGAGCACGGCGCTCCGCGGCAGGCACAGACCTTCTTCTCGCGGCGGATCGGGCTGAACGAAGACATCCTGGCGGGCGTCCGCGTGACCGGACAGCTCGGACCGGTGTCGGTCGGTGCACTCAACATCGAGACCGGCCCCGGCATGGGCGACCTCTTCGGCGGGCAGTCGACCAACAACACGGTCGTCCGCGCGCGCGCCGATGTGCTGCCGCGAGCGACGGTCGGCGGCATCGTGACGAACCTGGAGGCACCGGGCCGCAGCAACCAGGCGGCGGGCGTCGACGGGCAAGTCAGGTTCGGCGCCAACAGCCTCGTCGAGGGCTGGGTGACCCAGGTCTGGGACTCCGACGACGCCCTCTCGAGTGCAGCGGGGCAGTTCACGACCCAGCTCGGCACCGACAAGGCCGCTGTCGCGGCGAGCTACACGAGCATTGGCTCGACCTACGCACCGGCCCTCGGGTTCGTCCGCCGGCAGGACCAGCGGGCCGTGACCGTCAACAGCGTGTACCGGCCGCTCGTCACGTGGTCGGCGCTCCCCATTCTGCGGCGCGTGGTGGCGGAGGCCGCCGGGTCCACGATCTCCGGGCAGGACGGCGACCTCCAGTCCAACTCGCTCGCCGCCGCCCTCACCGCCGACCTCTACCGCCGAGACCGCGTGTCGCTCGGCATCGAGCGCCAGTTCGAGCGGCTCGAGGACCCGTTCACGCTCCGCGACGGTGAGACGGTTGTCCCTGGCGACTACACGTTTGTGCAGGCGTCCCTCAGCGGCGAGACCGATTCGAGCCGCCCGATCTTCGCCTCCGCCTCGGCGTCGACCGGCGGCTTCTTCAGCGGCGACCGCACCGACCTCGGGGTCAACGTGGGCTGGCGCCAGTCGCAGCACCTCGTGCTGGAGGGCGGGCTCGACCACACCATCATCGACCTCGGCAACGGCAACTTCACGACGACCATCGGCTCGCTCTCGGCGCTCACGGCCTTCTCGCGCGAGCTGTTCGGGCGCACGCTCGTCCAGTACGACAACGTCTCGCGCCAGCTCCGCGTCAACGTCCGCCTCAACTGGATCCACACGCCGGGCAGCGACCTGTTCGTGGTGTTCAACACCGCGTACGGCTTCATCGACGAGGGCGAGGACCCGTTCGACCCACGCCGGACCGTCGTCCTCCGCGACCGCGTCGCCGTGGTCAAGATGACGTATCTGGTACTGATCTAG
- a CDS encoding glycosyltransferase family protein — translation MARILYALSGQGRGHTSRGLAVAHGLRARGHEVTFCGGGTARAVLESLGEPVLPAPTLRQVMWRNRLLLLTTGFRNAAAVFGSPLIVRRLATDIERLAPDLVVSDFDRYAHRAASRLGIPVVSLDHQQVVTEAVTEAPEGSPFNTFSAFVASRAVQSIVAPDPARRLITTFFRPPLRDPSRATYLAPILRPEVRALTPTDGEHVLVYVNGSTGAAGLARTLAKVDARFVVYGVGVVDGPPNVTFRPPSGDAFLADLGSCRALVCTAGFTLLSEALHLGKPILAVPNRGIYEQGLNAAYLERMGRGRAVYRTLRATHIADFLAEAGALSGQLGGADGLGDALGAIERVLSPPVPTTSGARPPRSVPDTSS, via the coding sequence ATGGCTCGCATCCTGTACGCGCTGAGCGGCCAGGGCCGGGGGCACACGTCGCGTGGGCTGGCGGTCGCGCACGGCCTGCGGGCGCGAGGCCACGAGGTCACGTTCTGTGGAGGAGGGACGGCGCGTGCAGTGCTGGAGTCTCTCGGCGAGCCCGTGCTCCCCGCGCCGACGCTCCGACAGGTCATGTGGCGAAACCGGCTGCTGCTGCTTACGACCGGCTTCCGCAATGCCGCCGCCGTGTTCGGGTCCCCGCTCATCGTCCGTCGCCTCGCCACGGACATCGAACGTCTCGCGCCCGACCTCGTCGTGTCCGATTTCGACCGCTACGCTCACCGCGCAGCATCCCGCCTCGGCATCCCGGTGGTCAGCCTCGATCACCAGCAGGTCGTGACCGAGGCGGTGACCGAGGCGCCGGAGGGGAGCCCCTTCAACACGTTCAGTGCGTTCGTCGCCAGTCGGGCCGTGCAGTCGATCGTGGCGCCCGACCCCGCGCGACGGCTCATCACCACGTTCTTCCGCCCGCCGCTGCGCGACCCGAGCCGGGCGACCTACCTGGCGCCGATCCTGCGCCCCGAGGTCCGCGCGCTGACGCCGACCGACGGCGAGCACGTCCTCGTCTACGTCAACGGGTCGACCGGGGCCGCAGGACTGGCCCGCACGCTGGCGAAGGTCGATGCCCGATTCGTGGTCTACGGCGTCGGCGTGGTGGACGGGCCGCCGAACGTCACCTTCCGACCGCCCTCCGGCGACGCGTTTCTCGCCGACCTCGGGTCGTGCCGCGCGCTGGTCTGCACGGCAGGCTTCACGCTGCTCAGTGAAGCGCTCCACCTCGGCAAGCCGATCCTCGCGGTCCCGAACCGGGGCATCTACGAGCAGGGGCTGAACGCGGCCTACCTGGAGCGGATGGGCCGGGGCCGTGCCGTGTACCGCACGCTGCGCGCCACCCACATCGCCGACTTCCTCGCCGAGGCGGGTGCACTCTCAGGGCAGCTGGGCGGTGCAGACGGGCTCGGGGACGCGCTCGGCGCCATCGAGAGAGTGCTGTCCCCGCCGGTCCCGACCACATCGGGCGCGCGTCCGCCTAGATCAGTACCAGATACGTCATCTTGA
- a CDS encoding HAD family hydrolase: MSLDLSRVDALVFDVDGTLSDTDDHLVAQIAAVLDAVPLISGRRATELARRLVMGAETPVNTAYGALDRLGLDDELSAAKRVIGGLLGRVRGQRDRSELHPVDAADEDFHDMVPGVAEMLHQLCDRYPISAISTGEEGRIRAFLEHHGVQDCFTAVAGAQTTPQMKPFPDPLYFAAEAMGVEPERCLVIGDTTVDMQAARAGGAQAVGVLCGFGTEDELRREGACLILATTSDIVGVLSPDGGRGSADPAAQPDEDAAAGA; encoded by the coding sequence ATGTCCCTCGACCTCTCCCGCGTCGACGCTCTCGTGTTCGATGTCGACGGTACGCTCTCCGACACCGACGACCATCTCGTCGCTCAGATCGCTGCCGTGTTGGACGCCGTTCCGCTGATCAGCGGCCGGCGTGCCACAGAACTGGCCCGACGGCTCGTGATGGGGGCCGAGACACCGGTCAACACGGCGTACGGAGCGCTCGACCGCCTCGGCCTCGACGACGAGCTCTCGGCAGCCAAGCGCGTCATCGGGGGGCTCCTGGGACGAGTGCGCGGGCAGCGCGACCGCTCGGAACTGCACCCGGTGGATGCGGCAGACGAGGACTTCCACGACATGGTACCGGGCGTCGCCGAGATGCTGCACCAGCTCTGCGACCGGTACCCGATCAGCGCAATCTCGACGGGTGAGGAAGGGCGCATCCGGGCGTTCCTGGAGCACCACGGCGTGCAGGACTGTTTTACCGCCGTCGCGGGCGCGCAGACGACGCCCCAGATGAAGCCCTTCCCGGACCCGCTCTACTTCGCCGCCGAGGCGATGGGGGTCGAGCCAGAGCGCTGCCTCGTCATCGGGGACACGACGGTCGACATGCAGGCGGCCCGCGCGGGGGGGGCGCAGGCCGTCGGGGTGCTGTGCGGATTCGGAACCGAGGACGAGCTTCGGCGTGAGGGCGCTTGCCTCATCCTGGCCACGACCTCCGACATCGTCGGCGTTCTCTCGCCGGACGGGGGCAGAGGCAGTGCCGACCCGGCCGCCCAGCCCGACGAGGACGCGGCGGCCGGGGCCTGA
- a CDS encoding MFS transporter, with the protein MSTLTVTRTPSGIAIASDALTTFNDLRLPPDLDAAGEKVIAVGDAFVGVVGYTAHHLVIQDALERFEEADLSSRRGIFETFRALHPVLKEEYYLNPDTEQEGDPYESTQVSLLIAAPTGIFGVYDMREVHEFSRFWAMGSGAPFALGAMHARWAEVDGGDLDAGALAAVGVEAGCRFDPASGGPVTVYEVAAAAG; encoded by the coding sequence TGTCCACCCTCACTGTCACCCGCACGCCGTCCGGCATCGCCATTGCCTCGGACGCGCTGACCACGTTCAACGACCTCCGCCTGCCGCCCGACCTCGACGCGGCCGGGGAGAAGGTCATCGCGGTGGGCGACGCGTTCGTCGGCGTCGTCGGCTACACGGCGCACCACCTGGTGATCCAGGACGCGTTGGAGCGGTTCGAGGAGGCCGACCTCAGCTCGCGCCGTGGCATCTTCGAGACGTTCCGCGCGCTGCACCCGGTCCTCAAGGAGGAGTATTACCTCAACCCAGACACCGAGCAGGAGGGGGACCCGTACGAGAGCACGCAGGTGTCGCTTCTGATCGCCGCGCCGACGGGCATCTTCGGCGTGTATGACATGCGCGAGGTCCACGAGTTCTCGCGCTTCTGGGCGATGGGCTCCGGCGCACCGTTCGCGCTCGGTGCCATGCACGCGCGCTGGGCCGAGGTGGACGGAGGTGACCTCGATGCGGGGGCGCTAGCTGCCGTGGGCGTCGAGGCGGGCTGCCGGTTCGACCCGGCCTCGGGCGGGCCCGTCACCGTCTACGAGGTGGCGGCAGCGGCGGGCTAG